A window of Thermodesulfovibrionales bacterium contains these coding sequences:
- a CDS encoding adenylyl-sulfate kinase has translation MAKVLWLTGLPGSGKSTIADAFLKGHPEWILLRMDELRKFITPEPTYSEEERELLYRAIVYMAREFYRKGMSVLIDATANRRRWRELARKEIENFIEVYLRCPLELCIERESKRKDLHGAPEDIYKKGRAGWPVPGVTVPYEEPLKPELIIDTEKTSPEEAVALIEKIIV, from the coding sequence ATGGCTAAGGTCCTCTGGCTTACAGGACTTCCTGGAAGTGGAAAGAGCACTATAGCAGATGCCTTTCTTAAGGGACATCCTGAATGGATTCTGCTTCGTATGGACGAATTAAGGAAATTTATTACACCTGAGCCAACCTATTCAGAAGAAGAAAGGGAATTGCTCTACAGGGCTATTGTCTATATGGCAAGGGAGTTTTACAGAAAGGGCATGAGTGTACTAATTGATGCAACTGCAAACAGACGCAGATGGCGGGAACTTGCAAGGAAGGAGATAGAGAATTTTATAGAGGTCTATCTCAGATGCCCTCTTGAGCTATGTATTGAAAGGGAATCAAAGAGAAAGGACCTCCATGGTGCACCTGAGGATATTTATAAAAAAGGCAGGGCTGGCTGGCCAGTACCAGGAGTAACAGTTCCCTATGAAGAACCACTTAAGCCAGAGCTTATAATAGATACAGAAAAGACCTCACCTGAAGAGGCAGTTGCTTTAATCGAAAAAATTATAGTTTAA
- a CDS encoding nucleotidyltransferase domain-containing protein, producing MELIDKLKEMLNKEIRSRGFPVRLIYLYGSYSKGRSTPKSDIDLAVLFDEDFYKKKTLEAIGIMEVIALRLEKALHKKIDIKALNRASLFFSYIVVTTGMPVFYLSKEELYKYYCKILGMYFDFRPFMEKTLSSAGRNVRV from the coding sequence ATGGAGCTGATTGATAAACTTAAAGAAATGCTAAACAAGGAGATCAGGAGCAGGGGATTTCCCGTCAGGTTAATTTATCTATACGGTTCCTATTCAAAAGGAAGGTCAACTCCCAAAAGTGATATAGACCTTGCTGTTCTCTTTGATGAGGACTTTTATAAAAAAAAGACCTTAGAGGCAATCGGCATAATGGAGGTGATTGCCTTAAGGCTTGAAAAGGCCCTTCACAAAAAGATTGATATAAAAGCCCTGAACAGGGCTTCTCTCTTTTTCAGTTATATTGTTGTTACTACCGGTATGCCAGTTTTTTATCTTTCTAAGGAAGAATTGTACAAATATTATTGCAAAATTCTTGGAATGTATTTTGATTTTAGACCCTTTATGGAAAAAACTCTTTCATCTGCGGGCAGGAATGTCAGAGTTTGA